A stretch of Macadamia integrifolia cultivar HAES 741 chromosome 7, SCU_Mint_v3, whole genome shotgun sequence DNA encodes these proteins:
- the LOC122084799 gene encoding protein FAR1-RELATED SEQUENCE 5-like has product MLDIRRQKIDLADDLGIKPKSTVELMGRQAGGIENLSFLTQDVRNYLRTKRQRALTYGEAVSLMKYLVIQTRNNPSFTYLFQLDSEEQITNIFWVDPKMIIDYAQFGDVISFDTTLCTNKECRSFGLFAGFNHYRGCTVFEATLLYDETLESFKWLFEVFTKAYGGKKPITIFTDQDKAMARALKEMWPQTWHILCTWHLMQNGITHLGHMMKDGSKFLIALKKCIYQYDVEDEFETTWYNLLNEYDVKDNAWLQRIYGLKSQWTKCYMKNTFIIGIRSTQLSESLNSDLKDYLKSTLDVVQFFKHFGRVLNQKHDIKRIPECYILKRWTWGARTMVVNDSSGKEVEQDVNLDCTQRYKRICPELIQITSEASNTIEGYNLVKDVVNELRFKLGNIRIYPVDCPDMPILPNFSDDDFISHISSQASVAHQSLDEDYI; this is encoded by the exons ATGTTAGACATACGTAGGCAAAAAATTGATTTGGCAGATGACTTGGGGATCAAGCCTAAATCCACAGTTGAGTTGATGGGTAGACAAGCTGGTGGGATCGAAAACCTAAGTTTTTTGACCCAAGATGTTAGGAACTATCTCCGCACTAAAAGACAGCGTGCCTTGACATATGGTGAAGCAGTTAGTTTGATGAAGTACCTTGTTATCCAAACTAGAAACAACCCATCTTTCACATACTTGTTTCAACTGGATAGTGAAGAACAAATAACTAACATATTTTGGGTTGATCCAAAGATGATCATTGACTACGCACAATTTGGAGATGTAATCAGTTTTGACACTACACTTTGCACCAACAAAGAGTGTAGGTCATTTGGGTTATTTGCTGGATTCAATCATTATAGAGGGTGCACTGTATTCGAGGCCACACTTTTATATGATGAGACATTGGAATCTTTCAAATGGCTGTTTGAGGTTTTCACTAAAGCATATGGTGGAAAGAAGCCTATAACTATATTCACGGACCAAGACAAAGCTATGGCTAGAGCATTAAAAGAAATGTGGCCTCAGACATGGCATATATTGTGTACTTGGCACTTAATGCAGAATGGCATTACACATTTGGGTCATATGATGAAAGATGGCTCCAAGTTTCTTATAGCTTTAAAGAAATGCATATACCAATAcgatgtggaagatgaattcGAGACAACATGGTATAATTTACTGAACGAGTATGATGTTAAGGATAATGCATGGTTGCAACGCATTTATGGTCTTAAAAGTCAATGGACGAAGTGCTATATGAAAAACACATTCATTATAGGCATTCGAAGTACACAGCTTAGTGAGAGTCTGAACAGTGACTTGAAGGACTATTTGAAGTCAACTTTGGATGTTGTacaattttttaaacattttggaagagttcttaaCCAGAAGCATG ATATAAAGCGTATTCCTGAATGctatattttgaagagatggACATGGGGAGCAAGAACTATGGTGGTCAATGACAGTAGTGGGAAAGAAGTTGAACAAGATGTCAACTTGGATTGTACACAACGGTATAAGCGTATTTGTCCTGAACTTATTCAAATAACATCAGAAGCTTCAAATACAATTGAGGGAtacaatttggtgaaagatgtTGTGAATGAATTAAGGTTTAAGCTTGGTAATATTAGAATCTACCCAGTTGATTGCCCTGATATGCCAATATTGCCTAATTTCTCCGATGAC GATTTTATTTCTCATATATCATCTCAAGCATCTGTAGCTCATCAATCACTGGATGAAGATTATATTTAG